A stretch of DNA from Kwoniella mangroviensis CBS 8507 chromosome 1 map unlocalized Ctg01, whole genome shotgun sequence:
AGAGAGATACATAATATActatataccatatacccCATCCCCTgcatcccattccaatctATCTCACTCACACGAGCATTCGCTAAAGCTCAATGCTCTCATTCGTAGACCCAAGAATGTCTTGAGAAATTCCAAGAACTCAAAACAGGCAAGAAACTCTCCTACGTCGTCTACGGCTTAtcggaagataagaagtCCATCGTCGTATTGAAAACTTCGGAAGATAAGGACTTCGATACGTTCGTAGGTGAATTACCGGAGAAGGAATGTAGATGGGCTGTATACGATTTCGAATTTACCCTTCCTGGAGGTGAGGGAGTGAGAAATAAGTTGGTGTTTGTtgtttggtgagtgatcttttCAATTTGGCTTTAGGAAGTATTCGGAGAGAGGGGGGCGGGGTATGGTGTCTGTGCTATGTGTTGTGGAGAATTGTGGTGAAAGGAGGATTGGATTGTGTGAAGCGAGGGGAGAGAGATATATTAGGCGTGAGATGACTGTGGAGTGATTCGAATCAAGGAGAGAGGACAAAACgaggagagagggagagaggagcggagagaggagagatgcaggagggaaaggggaagatcagagggaaaagggaagaggagagaggagagagaggagaggagagagcggagagggaaggaggtaTTGGATTGGTTTCGAATGGCAATGCCGGATACTTCAATTCAACGTTTACACGTTAAGGAGATATCCTCATaacatcatctcttcttctgcccttCACATTGCCTTTAATGACGGAACATCGATACCTTAATCAACCCCTTGAAGCGATGTGCTGACCCCCACACCCCGAACAGGTCCCCAGATGACGCCAACGTCAAGAACAAAATGATGTTCGCTTCTTCCAAAGACGCTCTCAGACGACGActcgaaggtgagtgatcagaTATTCTAGACTACCCGTCATATTTCACTGTCATCGCCGTATCTACACACAATGATACGAAACTAACTTTGTATCCCTTCTTACTCAGGTATCCACATCGAAATCCAAGCTACCGACTTCTCagaaatcaccaaagatGCTAGTAAGTTATCTTTCTACTTGTAGTATGGAGCATAAGATAGGGGATAACTGATGTTGTTCGTACGTTACTGTAGTCTTAGAAAAGGCTCTACGAAGATAGACATGATGGCATTAGCTTAGATGAATATCTTaactcttcttcgtcgtgTTTTGTGAGTTCTGGCTTGATATATTCATCCTCAAACACCAGAAAGTTGGATTGGAATCGCTTATCAAGTAATTGGTCGTACAGATTCGATATCCCCTTTCTCATCAAACTCCAATACAACTTTTGTTATAAGACATGAATGAATTCTCCTTTTAACTGCCTGCCGATCAACTCAACGGATTTCTTCTCACCTTAgcaaaaggaagaggatcacGATACTCTTGTACTTGTTCAAGTGACGAGTGAGATATCGCACTGACTGATCTAAGATGTAGATACGAATTGGTCCCATTATACTTGACTGATATTGGTGTATAGGGTATGATAGCTGGACTGTGAGAATCGGTATTGCCAATGTGACCTTGTCAATAGGTTTTCGATGAAAGGAAATTTGAGGAGAATTTGGGGTAATCTCCTGCAGATCTCTCAGAACAATCCCTCGGCGAAGAGGCGTATGTTAGATTGTGATCGATTGTTAAGGCTGTGGACTCTGTGTCTACATCTTCCTAGCCCATTTCACGTCCTGGTGTATCCAAGGACAAACAGAAGCTGGGAAGCCGGATGTCGTACTTGGAACACAAAATGGCATCTGCGGTTTAATATTGATATAAAAGAAAGTTGAGGAACGAAGATATCGTATCAGCGACAAGAGATAGATCACAAATGACTATACcatgatgagtatgattcGCTGATGCGGAGGGAGCAACGGGGGAGAGGGGGTCCGCTCAGAACAATCGCTTCGTACGTCAGTCATGGAGAAAAGCCAGAACGATCACGGGATGTATAAAAATGTGCCGAACGAGAAGGTATATTTGTCACGAGCCCAGCAAAGACGAGGAATCGAGGTGATGGAATGCATTGAATGcattcaagatcaaacaaAGGAGGGTTGAGGTATAATATGGTTGATATTAATGGAAAACAGAGAACGAATAATGCACAATTAATGCGAATTTATATCAAGTATTTGGGGTAGAATGTGACGAACTCTGTCATATTCTGATTTGATATCTCGCTGATTGCAAGAGAGTTTGCCAGTGACGCTTTGCGTTTTTGACGATTTGACGGCATCTTGTTACTCCAATGGATGAATCGTCAAATCAGACATTTACCCAGAACGATCCCTCCAATACCGATTTGTCCAGTGAATTTCTTCGTTGGCCTTTGGGTATGTATTGAACGATAACATGTGTCGATATTTTACGATCGTCTTTTCCATATTGAACAGAAACCAAACCATTCAAGATACGGTAGATCACTCCACGGCCGCGTAGCTAGATAACGCAAACCGATAACATAAAAACATCCATTAGTAATGCCCGCTCCATCTCCGGTTTCATTACGTTTCCCTTGTTCTGGTTCTTGATCGTGTTCCGGGGAATGGGGTGTCTGAATAATGACACTCGCACAATCTAGAACTTGAACCCTGAATCGTGACCCCAATCGTAAGGCTCGATTAGGAATTATTGGTAATGCGGTGTAATCCGATTATCGGGAATGCCAAGTGGCAGATTACAAACCAGGTTGAACTGGTAATTAGCGCCACCTCACCGTTGTAGGATACTACGATCTACGCTTACGAATGCGGACGAGTCGATCAAGTaatcagtcagtcaatcaaCCAACCCAACcccatatatatatatacaagtACTTGCTTTCTCCCTGCtgtctctttcctttcttcttctccttcatcagaTAATCAACACAGCACATATCGCACAAGCATATACACTTGTCAATCGATTGGGTCAGATCAAATCGTTCATTTGATTAACACAGCCATACCAAGCACACCACAGTACCAAGTACCAACGCACACGACTCCCCTTATCTCCATCAGTTTCAATCCAATATAACCCAATCCCCAACGAATAATACCTTGCACGTAAAGCATACCACACACGACTTTTAACGTaccccttcttcactctcactcttcCCGCTCAACAACCTTCTCATATTTATCGTATACATAGATCTTAGAGGTATTCACTCTATTGGATATATTTGccacccatctcatcccaatcaatcgttcattcttccttatctctctTCTCGCCAATAACAGTAACAAAACATCAATatgtgagtatcatcaaTTATTTCTCAGTCATCAGCACTATCGCCTTTATTGAattcatacatatatatatatgtctgTGATACCATGCTAATGCTCATATACCTACCACAGGCCAGCCAAGAAACGATGTCAATTCAAAGTCGTCTACAACATCCCTACCTCCCCTACCGAAGAAGGTACCAAGCCTGAGATGACCGCCAACCCTACTCAATGCCCTTCAGCCGCTCAGCGTATAGTAGGAGATTGTCCTCATTGTCAGAAATGCTTCTGTTCGACTCATAGACAGCCAGAGGCGCATAACTGGTGAGTACCCTTTAAGTCTCCTAAGGACACCTCCTTGTGCACCTGTATTCATTTGTTTCCTCGgtatatcccatcttcttttcgCACACAAAACATCCACAATCCCTTTCTGTCATTGgcttgatgctgataatcgTCGTTCAACCAGCTCCGGTATGCAAGCCTGTCGAGACGCAGCGTTCCAAGCCAACAAAGAACGACTCGAGAAGGAACGTACCGTCGCCAGCAAGATCGCTCAGGCTTAGTGTTCTGATTCGTTCATCTCAGATACCTCATCAC
This window harbors:
- a CDS encoding cofilin; protein product: MSSGVQPTQECLEKFQELKTGKKLSYVVYGLSEDKKSIVVLKTSEDKDFDTFVGELPEKECRWAVYDFEFTLPGGEGVRNKLVFVVWSPDDANVKNKMMFASSKDALRRRLEGIHIEIQATDFSEITKDAILEKALRR